A region of Ictidomys tridecemlineatus isolate mIctTri1 chromosome 4, mIctTri1.hap1, whole genome shotgun sequence DNA encodes the following proteins:
- the Taf6l gene encoding TAF6-like RNA polymerase II p300/CBP-associated factor-associated factor 65 kDa subunit 6L isoform X3 — translation MSEREERRFVEIPRESVRLMAESTGLELSDEVAALLAEDVCYRLREATQNSSQFMKHTKRRKLTVEDFNRALRWSSVEAVCGYGSQEALPLRPAREGELYFPEDREVNLVELALATNIPKGCAETAVRVHVSYLDGKGNLAPQGSVPSAVSSLTDDLLKYYQQVTRAVLGDDPQLMKVALQDLQTNSKIAALLPYFVYVVSGVKSVSHDLEQLHRLLQVARSLVRNPHLCLGPYVRSLVGSVLYCVLEPLAASINPLNDHWTLRDGAALLLSHIFWTHGDLVSGLYQQILLSLQKVLADPVRPLCSHYGAVVGLHALGWKAVERVLYPHLSTYWTNLQAVLDDYSVSNAQVKADGHKVYGAILVAVERLLKMKAQAAEPSAGGPGGRGFRRSEDLPWDSLLLQESPSGGGAEPSFGSGLPLPPGGAGPEDPFPSVTLADIYRELYAFFGDSLAIRFGTGQPAPTAPRPPGEKKEPAAAPDSVRKMPQLTASAVVSPQGDESPRGGGGPPSASAPAPSEGRPLPRVHRARGAPRQQGPGAGTRDVFQKSRFAPRGAPHFRFIIAGRQAGRRCRGRLFQTAFPAPYGPSPASRYVQKLPMIGRTGRPARRWALSDYSLYLPL, via the exons ATGTCAGAGCGAGAAGAGCGGCGATTTGTGGAGATCCCTCGGGAGTCAGTCCGCCTCATGGCAGAGAGTACAGGACTGGAGTTGAGTGACGAAGTGGCAGCCCTTCTCGCTGAGGATGTGTGCTACCGTCTCAGAGAAGCCACACAG AACAGCTCTCAGTTCATGAAGCACACGAAACGGAGGAAGCTGACTGTTGAGGATTTCAACAGGGCCCTCAGATGGAGCAGTGTGGAG GCTGTGTGTGGTTATGGGTCTCAGGAGGCACTGCCTCTGCGCCCTGCCAGGGAGGGTGAACTCTACTTTCCTGAGGACCGAGAGGTGAACCTGGTGGAGCTGGCCCTGGCTACCAACATCCCCAAAGGCTGTGCTGAGACAGCTGTCAGAG TTCATGTTTCCTACCTGGATGGCAAAGGGAACCTGGCACCTCAAGGATCAG TGCCCAGTGCGGTATCTTCACTGACGGATGATCTGCTCAAGTACTATCAGCAAGTGACACGGGCTGTGCTAGGGGATGATCCACAGCTGATGAAG GTCGCTTTGCAGGACCTTCAGACAAACTCCAAAATTGCAGCACTCCTGCCTTACTTTGTTTATGTGGTCAGTGGG GTAAAATCTGTAAGCCATGACCTGGAGCAGCTGCACCGGCTGCTGCAGGTAGCACGGAGCCTGGTTCGCAACCCACATCTCTGCCTGGGGCCCTATGTCCGTTCCCTGGTGGGCAGTGTCCTTTACTGTGTTTTGGAGCCACTGGCTGCCTCCATCAACCCCCTGAATGACCACTGGACTCTGCGGGATGGGGCTGCCCTCCTGCTCAGCCACATCTTCTG GACTCATGGGGACCTTGTAAGTGGCCTCTACCAGCAGATCCTGCTTTCCCTGCAGAAGGTCCTAGCAGACCCTGTGCGGCCTCTCTGCTCTCACTATGGGGCTGTGGTGGGGCTGCATGCTCTTGGTTGGAAG GCAGTAGAAAGAGTCCTGTACCCACACCTGTCTACTTACTGGACAAACCTGCAGGCTGTGCTGGATGATTATTCTGTATCTAATGCTCAGGTCAAAGCAGATGGACACAAAGTTTATGGAGCCATTCTG GTGGCTGTAGAGCGCCTGCTGAAGATGAAGGCTCAAGCAGCCGAGCCCAGCGCGGGTGGCCCAGGCGGCAGGGGGTTCCGGCGTTCGGAAGACCTGCCTTGGGACAGCCTTCTCCTTCAGGAGTCTCCTTCCGGGGGCGGTGCAGAGCCAAGCTTTGGGTCTGGTCTTCCGCTGCCACCAGGGGGAGCGGGGCCTGAGGACCCTTTTCCCTCAGTGACCCTGGCGGACATCTACCGTGAGCTCTACGCCTTCTTCGGTGACAGCTTGGCCATCCGCTTTGGCACGGGCCAGCCTGCACCCACTGCCCCAAGGCCACCCGGGGAGAAGAAAGAGCCGGCAGCCGCCCCGGACTCAGTGCGGAAAATGCCGCAGCTGACGGCCAGTGCCGTGGTCAGCCCGCAGGGTGACGAGAGCCCCCGGGGCGGCGGCGGTCCCCCGTCGGCCTCGGCGCCCGCGCCCTCTGAGGGCAGGCCGCTGCCGCGCGTGCACCGGGCGCGGGGAGCGCCCCGGCAGCAGGGCCCGGGCGCCGGCACGCGCGACGTCTTCCAGAAGAGCCGTTTTGCCCCGCGCGGCGCCCCCCACTTCCGTTTCATCATCGCCGGGCGGCAGGCCGGGCGGCGCTGCCGCGGGCGCCTCTTCCAGACTGCCTTCCCCGCGCCCTACGGGCCCAGCCCGGCCTCCCGCTATGTGCAGAAGCTGCCCATGATCGGCCGCACCGGCCGCCCGGCCCGCCGCTGGGCGCTGTCGGACTACTCTCTGTACCTACCGCTCTGA
- the Taf6l gene encoding TAF6-like RNA polymerase II p300/CBP-associated factor-associated factor 65 kDa subunit 6L isoform X1 — translation MSYGTEDPRDWVCLTKRRRREVSRSKSLVEGPEASSTGAMSEREERRFVEIPRESVRLMAESTGLELSDEVAALLAEDVCYRLREATQNSSQFMKHTKRRKLTVEDFNRALRWSSVEAVCGYGSQEALPLRPAREGELYFPEDREVNLVELALATNIPKGCAETAVRVHVSYLDGKGNLAPQGSVPSAVSSLTDDLLKYYQQVTRAVLGDDPQLMKVALQDLQTNSKIAALLPYFVYVVSGVKSVSHDLEQLHRLLQVARSLVRNPHLCLGPYVRSLVGSVLYCVLEPLAASINPLNDHWTLRDGAALLLSHIFWTHGDLVSGLYQQILLSLQKVLADPVRPLCSHYGAVVGLHALGWKAVERVLYPHLSTYWTNLQAVLDDYSVSNAQVKADGHKVYGAILVAVERLLKMKAQAAEPSAGGPGGRGFRRSEDLPWDSLLLQESPSGGGAEPSFGSGLPLPPGGAGPEDPFPSVTLADIYRELYAFFGDSLAIRFGTGQPAPTAPRPPGEKKEPAAAPDSVRKMPQLTASAVVSPQGDESPRGGGGPPSASAPAPSEGRPLPRVHRARGAPRQQGPGAGTRDVFQKSRFAPRGAPHFRFIIAGRQAGRRCRGRLFQTAFPAPYGPSPASRYVQKLPMIGRTGRPARRWALSDYSLYLPL, via the exons ATGTCATATGGTACTGAAGATCCCAGAGACTGGGTTTGTCTTAccaagaggagaaggagggaagtCAGTCGGAGCAAAAGCCTGGTAGAAGGGCCTGAGGCAAG CTCTACTGGGGCCATGTCAGAGCGAGAAGAGCGGCGATTTGTGGAGATCCCTCGGGAGTCAGTCCGCCTCATGGCAGAGAGTACAGGACTGGAGTTGAGTGACGAAGTGGCAGCCCTTCTCGCTGAGGATGTGTGCTACCGTCTCAGAGAAGCCACACAG AACAGCTCTCAGTTCATGAAGCACACGAAACGGAGGAAGCTGACTGTTGAGGATTTCAACAGGGCCCTCAGATGGAGCAGTGTGGAG GCTGTGTGTGGTTATGGGTCTCAGGAGGCACTGCCTCTGCGCCCTGCCAGGGAGGGTGAACTCTACTTTCCTGAGGACCGAGAGGTGAACCTGGTGGAGCTGGCCCTGGCTACCAACATCCCCAAAGGCTGTGCTGAGACAGCTGTCAGAG TTCATGTTTCCTACCTGGATGGCAAAGGGAACCTGGCACCTCAAGGATCAG TGCCCAGTGCGGTATCTTCACTGACGGATGATCTGCTCAAGTACTATCAGCAAGTGACACGGGCTGTGCTAGGGGATGATCCACAGCTGATGAAG GTCGCTTTGCAGGACCTTCAGACAAACTCCAAAATTGCAGCACTCCTGCCTTACTTTGTTTATGTGGTCAGTGGG GTAAAATCTGTAAGCCATGACCTGGAGCAGCTGCACCGGCTGCTGCAGGTAGCACGGAGCCTGGTTCGCAACCCACATCTCTGCCTGGGGCCCTATGTCCGTTCCCTGGTGGGCAGTGTCCTTTACTGTGTTTTGGAGCCACTGGCTGCCTCCATCAACCCCCTGAATGACCACTGGACTCTGCGGGATGGGGCTGCCCTCCTGCTCAGCCACATCTTCTG GACTCATGGGGACCTTGTAAGTGGCCTCTACCAGCAGATCCTGCTTTCCCTGCAGAAGGTCCTAGCAGACCCTGTGCGGCCTCTCTGCTCTCACTATGGGGCTGTGGTGGGGCTGCATGCTCTTGGTTGGAAG GCAGTAGAAAGAGTCCTGTACCCACACCTGTCTACTTACTGGACAAACCTGCAGGCTGTGCTGGATGATTATTCTGTATCTAATGCTCAGGTCAAAGCAGATGGACACAAAGTTTATGGAGCCATTCTG GTGGCTGTAGAGCGCCTGCTGAAGATGAAGGCTCAAGCAGCCGAGCCCAGCGCGGGTGGCCCAGGCGGCAGGGGGTTCCGGCGTTCGGAAGACCTGCCTTGGGACAGCCTTCTCCTTCAGGAGTCTCCTTCCGGGGGCGGTGCAGAGCCAAGCTTTGGGTCTGGTCTTCCGCTGCCACCAGGGGGAGCGGGGCCTGAGGACCCTTTTCCCTCAGTGACCCTGGCGGACATCTACCGTGAGCTCTACGCCTTCTTCGGTGACAGCTTGGCCATCCGCTTTGGCACGGGCCAGCCTGCACCCACTGCCCCAAGGCCACCCGGGGAGAAGAAAGAGCCGGCAGCCGCCCCGGACTCAGTGCGGAAAATGCCGCAGCTGACGGCCAGTGCCGTGGTCAGCCCGCAGGGTGACGAGAGCCCCCGGGGCGGCGGCGGTCCCCCGTCGGCCTCGGCGCCCGCGCCCTCTGAGGGCAGGCCGCTGCCGCGCGTGCACCGGGCGCGGGGAGCGCCCCGGCAGCAGGGCCCGGGCGCCGGCACGCGCGACGTCTTCCAGAAGAGCCGTTTTGCCCCGCGCGGCGCCCCCCACTTCCGTTTCATCATCGCCGGGCGGCAGGCCGGGCGGCGCTGCCGCGGGCGCCTCTTCCAGACTGCCTTCCCCGCGCCCTACGGGCCCAGCCCGGCCTCCCGCTATGTGCAGAAGCTGCCCATGATCGGCCGCACCGGCCGCCCGGCCCGCCGCTGGGCGCTGTCGGACTACTCTCTGTACCTACCGCTCTGA
- the Taf6l gene encoding TAF6-like RNA polymerase II p300/CBP-associated factor-associated factor 65 kDa subunit 6L isoform X2 produces the protein MQSSTGAMSEREERRFVEIPRESVRLMAESTGLELSDEVAALLAEDVCYRLREATQNSSQFMKHTKRRKLTVEDFNRALRWSSVEAVCGYGSQEALPLRPAREGELYFPEDREVNLVELALATNIPKGCAETAVRVHVSYLDGKGNLAPQGSVPSAVSSLTDDLLKYYQQVTRAVLGDDPQLMKVALQDLQTNSKIAALLPYFVYVVSGVKSVSHDLEQLHRLLQVARSLVRNPHLCLGPYVRSLVGSVLYCVLEPLAASINPLNDHWTLRDGAALLLSHIFWTHGDLVSGLYQQILLSLQKVLADPVRPLCSHYGAVVGLHALGWKAVERVLYPHLSTYWTNLQAVLDDYSVSNAQVKADGHKVYGAILVAVERLLKMKAQAAEPSAGGPGGRGFRRSEDLPWDSLLLQESPSGGGAEPSFGSGLPLPPGGAGPEDPFPSVTLADIYRELYAFFGDSLAIRFGTGQPAPTAPRPPGEKKEPAAAPDSVRKMPQLTASAVVSPQGDESPRGGGGPPSASAPAPSEGRPLPRVHRARGAPRQQGPGAGTRDVFQKSRFAPRGAPHFRFIIAGRQAGRRCRGRLFQTAFPAPYGPSPASRYVQKLPMIGRTGRPARRWALSDYSLYLPL, from the exons ATGCAAAG CTCTACTGGGGCCATGTCAGAGCGAGAAGAGCGGCGATTTGTGGAGATCCCTCGGGAGTCAGTCCGCCTCATGGCAGAGAGTACAGGACTGGAGTTGAGTGACGAAGTGGCAGCCCTTCTCGCTGAGGATGTGTGCTACCGTCTCAGAGAAGCCACACAG AACAGCTCTCAGTTCATGAAGCACACGAAACGGAGGAAGCTGACTGTTGAGGATTTCAACAGGGCCCTCAGATGGAGCAGTGTGGAG GCTGTGTGTGGTTATGGGTCTCAGGAGGCACTGCCTCTGCGCCCTGCCAGGGAGGGTGAACTCTACTTTCCTGAGGACCGAGAGGTGAACCTGGTGGAGCTGGCCCTGGCTACCAACATCCCCAAAGGCTGTGCTGAGACAGCTGTCAGAG TTCATGTTTCCTACCTGGATGGCAAAGGGAACCTGGCACCTCAAGGATCAG TGCCCAGTGCGGTATCTTCACTGACGGATGATCTGCTCAAGTACTATCAGCAAGTGACACGGGCTGTGCTAGGGGATGATCCACAGCTGATGAAG GTCGCTTTGCAGGACCTTCAGACAAACTCCAAAATTGCAGCACTCCTGCCTTACTTTGTTTATGTGGTCAGTGGG GTAAAATCTGTAAGCCATGACCTGGAGCAGCTGCACCGGCTGCTGCAGGTAGCACGGAGCCTGGTTCGCAACCCACATCTCTGCCTGGGGCCCTATGTCCGTTCCCTGGTGGGCAGTGTCCTTTACTGTGTTTTGGAGCCACTGGCTGCCTCCATCAACCCCCTGAATGACCACTGGACTCTGCGGGATGGGGCTGCCCTCCTGCTCAGCCACATCTTCTG GACTCATGGGGACCTTGTAAGTGGCCTCTACCAGCAGATCCTGCTTTCCCTGCAGAAGGTCCTAGCAGACCCTGTGCGGCCTCTCTGCTCTCACTATGGGGCTGTGGTGGGGCTGCATGCTCTTGGTTGGAAG GCAGTAGAAAGAGTCCTGTACCCACACCTGTCTACTTACTGGACAAACCTGCAGGCTGTGCTGGATGATTATTCTGTATCTAATGCTCAGGTCAAAGCAGATGGACACAAAGTTTATGGAGCCATTCTG GTGGCTGTAGAGCGCCTGCTGAAGATGAAGGCTCAAGCAGCCGAGCCCAGCGCGGGTGGCCCAGGCGGCAGGGGGTTCCGGCGTTCGGAAGACCTGCCTTGGGACAGCCTTCTCCTTCAGGAGTCTCCTTCCGGGGGCGGTGCAGAGCCAAGCTTTGGGTCTGGTCTTCCGCTGCCACCAGGGGGAGCGGGGCCTGAGGACCCTTTTCCCTCAGTGACCCTGGCGGACATCTACCGTGAGCTCTACGCCTTCTTCGGTGACAGCTTGGCCATCCGCTTTGGCACGGGCCAGCCTGCACCCACTGCCCCAAGGCCACCCGGGGAGAAGAAAGAGCCGGCAGCCGCCCCGGACTCAGTGCGGAAAATGCCGCAGCTGACGGCCAGTGCCGTGGTCAGCCCGCAGGGTGACGAGAGCCCCCGGGGCGGCGGCGGTCCCCCGTCGGCCTCGGCGCCCGCGCCCTCTGAGGGCAGGCCGCTGCCGCGCGTGCACCGGGCGCGGGGAGCGCCCCGGCAGCAGGGCCCGGGCGCCGGCACGCGCGACGTCTTCCAGAAGAGCCGTTTTGCCCCGCGCGGCGCCCCCCACTTCCGTTTCATCATCGCCGGGCGGCAGGCCGGGCGGCGCTGCCGCGGGCGCCTCTTCCAGACTGCCTTCCCCGCGCCCTACGGGCCCAGCCCGGCCTCCCGCTATGTGCAGAAGCTGCCCATGATCGGCCGCACCGGCCGCCCGGCCCGCCGCTGGGCGCTGTCGGACTACTCTCTGTACCTACCGCTCTGA
- the Taf6l gene encoding TAF6-like RNA polymerase II p300/CBP-associated factor-associated factor 65 kDa subunit 6L isoform X4: MCATVSEKPHSSQFMKHTKRRKLTVEDFNRALRWSSVEAVCGYGSQEALPLRPAREGELYFPEDREVNLVELALATNIPKGCAETAVRVHVSYLDGKGNLAPQGSVPSAVSSLTDDLLKYYQQVTRAVLGDDPQLMKVALQDLQTNSKIAALLPYFVYVVSGVKSVSHDLEQLHRLLQVARSLVRNPHLCLGPYVRSLVGSVLYCVLEPLAASINPLNDHWTLRDGAALLLSHIFWTHGDLVSGLYQQILLSLQKVLADPVRPLCSHYGAVVGLHALGWKAVERVLYPHLSTYWTNLQAVLDDYSVSNAQVKADGHKVYGAILVAVERLLKMKAQAAEPSAGGPGGRGFRRSEDLPWDSLLLQESPSGGGAEPSFGSGLPLPPGGAGPEDPFPSVTLADIYRELYAFFGDSLAIRFGTGQPAPTAPRPPGEKKEPAAAPDSVRKMPQLTASAVVSPQGDESPRGGGGPPSASAPAPSEGRPLPRVHRARGAPRQQGPGAGTRDVFQKSRFAPRGAPHFRFIIAGRQAGRRCRGRLFQTAFPAPYGPSPASRYVQKLPMIGRTGRPARRWALSDYSLYLPL, from the exons ATGTGTGCTACCGTCTCAGAGAAGCCACACAG CTCTCAGTTCATGAAGCACACGAAACGGAGGAAGCTGACTGTTGAGGATTTCAACAGGGCCCTCAGATGGAGCAGTGTGGAG GCTGTGTGTGGTTATGGGTCTCAGGAGGCACTGCCTCTGCGCCCTGCCAGGGAGGGTGAACTCTACTTTCCTGAGGACCGAGAGGTGAACCTGGTGGAGCTGGCCCTGGCTACCAACATCCCCAAAGGCTGTGCTGAGACAGCTGTCAGAG TTCATGTTTCCTACCTGGATGGCAAAGGGAACCTGGCACCTCAAGGATCAG TGCCCAGTGCGGTATCTTCACTGACGGATGATCTGCTCAAGTACTATCAGCAAGTGACACGGGCTGTGCTAGGGGATGATCCACAGCTGATGAAG GTCGCTTTGCAGGACCTTCAGACAAACTCCAAAATTGCAGCACTCCTGCCTTACTTTGTTTATGTGGTCAGTGGG GTAAAATCTGTAAGCCATGACCTGGAGCAGCTGCACCGGCTGCTGCAGGTAGCACGGAGCCTGGTTCGCAACCCACATCTCTGCCTGGGGCCCTATGTCCGTTCCCTGGTGGGCAGTGTCCTTTACTGTGTTTTGGAGCCACTGGCTGCCTCCATCAACCCCCTGAATGACCACTGGACTCTGCGGGATGGGGCTGCCCTCCTGCTCAGCCACATCTTCTG GACTCATGGGGACCTTGTAAGTGGCCTCTACCAGCAGATCCTGCTTTCCCTGCAGAAGGTCCTAGCAGACCCTGTGCGGCCTCTCTGCTCTCACTATGGGGCTGTGGTGGGGCTGCATGCTCTTGGTTGGAAG GCAGTAGAAAGAGTCCTGTACCCACACCTGTCTACTTACTGGACAAACCTGCAGGCTGTGCTGGATGATTATTCTGTATCTAATGCTCAGGTCAAAGCAGATGGACACAAAGTTTATGGAGCCATTCTG GTGGCTGTAGAGCGCCTGCTGAAGATGAAGGCTCAAGCAGCCGAGCCCAGCGCGGGTGGCCCAGGCGGCAGGGGGTTCCGGCGTTCGGAAGACCTGCCTTGGGACAGCCTTCTCCTTCAGGAGTCTCCTTCCGGGGGCGGTGCAGAGCCAAGCTTTGGGTCTGGTCTTCCGCTGCCACCAGGGGGAGCGGGGCCTGAGGACCCTTTTCCCTCAGTGACCCTGGCGGACATCTACCGTGAGCTCTACGCCTTCTTCGGTGACAGCTTGGCCATCCGCTTTGGCACGGGCCAGCCTGCACCCACTGCCCCAAGGCCACCCGGGGAGAAGAAAGAGCCGGCAGCCGCCCCGGACTCAGTGCGGAAAATGCCGCAGCTGACGGCCAGTGCCGTGGTCAGCCCGCAGGGTGACGAGAGCCCCCGGGGCGGCGGCGGTCCCCCGTCGGCCTCGGCGCCCGCGCCCTCTGAGGGCAGGCCGCTGCCGCGCGTGCACCGGGCGCGGGGAGCGCCCCGGCAGCAGGGCCCGGGCGCCGGCACGCGCGACGTCTTCCAGAAGAGCCGTTTTGCCCCGCGCGGCGCCCCCCACTTCCGTTTCATCATCGCCGGGCGGCAGGCCGGGCGGCGCTGCCGCGGGCGCCTCTTCCAGACTGCCTTCCCCGCGCCCTACGGGCCCAGCCCGGCCTCCCGCTATGTGCAGAAGCTGCCCATGATCGGCCGCACCGGCCGCCCGGCCCGCCGCTGGGCGCTGTCGGACTACTCTCTGTACCTACCGCTCTGA
- the Polr2g gene encoding DNA-directed RNA polymerase II subunit RPB7: MFYHISLEHEILLHPRYFGPNLLNTVKQKLFTEVEGTCTGKYGFVIAVTTIDNIGAGVIQPGRGFVLYPVKYKAIVFRPFKGEVVDAVVTQVNKVGLFTEIGPMSCFISRHSIPSEMEFDPNSNPPCYKTMDEDIVIQQEDDIRLKIVGTRVDKNDIFAIGSLMDDYLGLVS, translated from the exons ATGTTCTACCAC ATCTCCCTGGAGCACGAGATCCTGCTGCACCCGCGCTACTTCGGCCCCAACTTGCTCAATACCGTGAAGCAGAAGCTTTTCACCGAGGTGGAGGGAACCTGCACCGGAAA GTATGGCTTTGTAATTGCTGTCACCACCATCGACAACATTGGTGCTGGTGTAATCCAGCCAGGCCGGGGCTTTGTTCTTTATCCAGTTAAGTACAAGGCCATTGTTTTCCGGCCTTTTAAAGGCGAGGTTGTGGATGCTGTGGTCACTCAGGTCAATAAG GTTGGACTCTTCACAGAAATTGGGCCCATGTCTTGCTTCATTTCTCGACAT TCCATCCCGTCAGAGATGGAATTtgatcctaattctaacccaCCATGTTACAAGACAATGGATGAG GACATTGTGATTCAGCAGGAGGATGACATCCGCTTGAAGATTGTGGGGACCCGCGTGGACAAGAATGACATT TTTGCCATTGGCTCCCTGATGGATGATTACTTGG GGCTTGTGAGCTGA